In a genomic window of Caloenas nicobarica isolate bCalNic1 chromosome 1, bCalNic1.hap1, whole genome shotgun sequence:
- the IL17REL gene encoding interleukin-17 receptor E-like protein: MISIHVQILLIILFWNSDCQIIPRIEECGLSCSQGIHCKSKPSSGIFNSFCHDAPASLSSMVLKSMKISTVMKCVQGSPCSLHLNIKGTLSLDENIRGLEICSFSLGTQQSQCTNVRFARKKSKLLNGKKVQIQFNCIEVNVAQHIYVTMRTVPNYCEVKLSQEYYVEDCRNSDVGKYIPSCSAGKFDYNVDRARKIISVNVSNFLGDQDYYIRLCHKWFTCEDLGAFAVIKGKESFKSASLKYSQLLPCLCIEGWLAIPDARRIQLCPFENDTKALWDNVVYNPATQTLAWEPACPVLVMVNLCRLMKSNDHCEDIQNSFKNSSEKQVKYSRVDTHPRLCMKFTTKQGSWVKCPFAHGEFPAWKMRAAAVAEQIQVFFTSQTKAQFSVLVCNRTQLASCESVGMHHSVSVGDSVSIPMSREMCGTTICIQGWRTDVDYSVPLQICDIHCGFRGQTYGDGNPAKVMTHSMKSVHSLH, from the exons GGGATTCATTGTAAAAGCAAACCTTCCA GTGGCATTTTTAACAGCTTCTGCCATGATGCTCCTGCATCTTTGTCTTCTATGGTACTGAAAAGCATGAAGATCTCAACAGTGATGAAATGTGTCCAAGGAAGCCCATGCTCTCTCCATTTGAACATTAAGGGAACTCTGAGTCTGGATG aaaatatccGTGGGCTGGAAATATGTTCTTTTTCACTGGGCACACAGCAATCTCAATGCACAAATGTGAGatttgctaggaaaaaaagcaagcttctTAATGGAAAGAAG GTACAGATACAATTCAATTGCATTGAAGTCAATGTAGCACAACACATCTATGTGACCATGAGAACAGTACCAAATTACTGTGAAGTCAAGCTGAGTCAGGAATACTATGTGGAAG ATTGCCGAAACAGTGATGTGGGAAAATACATTCCATCTTGTTCAG ctggGAAGTTTGATTATAACGTAGACAGGGCAAGGAAAATCATATCAGTGAATGTATCCAACTTTCTTGGAGATCAGGATTATTACATTCGCCTGTGTCACAAATGGTTTACCTGTGAAGATTTAGGGGCATTTGCTGTG ataaaagGGAAGGAATCTTTTAAATCAGCTTCTCTGAAATATTCTCAGCTACTTCCTTGTCTTTGCATTGAG GGTTGGCTGGCAATTCCAGATGCAAGGAGGATACAACTTTGCCCCTTTGAAAATG ATACGAAGGCGCTATGGGATAATGTTGTTTATAACCCAGCGACACAAACGCTAGCTTGGGAGCCAGCCTGTCCTGTGCTTGTCATGGTTAACCTATGCAGGTTAATGAAGTCTAATGACCACTGTGAAGATATACAAAACTCTTTCAAGAATTCTTCTGAGAAA CAGGTTAAATATTCTCGTGTGGACACTCACCCAAGACTTTGCATGAAG tttACAACTAAGCAAGGCTCCTGGGTTAAATGTCCATTTGCTCATGGAGAATTtccag CTTGGAAAATGAGAGCTGCTGCAGTTGCAGAACAAATACAAGTTTTCTTCACATCCCAAACCAAGGCACAGTTCTCGGTGCTTGTGTGTAACAGGACGCAGCTGGCCTCGTGTGAATCTGTTGGGATGCACCATTCAGTCTCCGTG gGAGATTCTGTATCAATTCCTATGTCACGGGAAATGTGTGGGACAACAATTTGCATTCAG ggcTGGAGGACAGATGTAGATTATTCAGTTCCACTGCAGATTTGTGATATCCACTGTG GTTTTCGTGGTCAGACATATGGTGATGGAAACCCAGCAAAGGTCATGACACACAG CATGAAGAGTGTGCATTCCTTGCACTGA